Proteins from a single region of Apium graveolens cultivar Ventura chromosome 7, ASM990537v1, whole genome shotgun sequence:
- the LOC141674567 gene encoding uncharacterized protein LOC141674567: MANDFCVFYDAVVRPENKFPVPVGDYYYVVDSGYPNLKGFLSPYRCERYHRRDFQSGGGIRGKEELCNYMHSSVRNVIERSFGVLKARFHILKDIPNYPLRRQMLIPHACCALHNFFRMEDRADNLFFIYGQDYLEVPGESSNVVQEGYILDMTNHDKMVQVRESIANNL; encoded by the exons ATGGCTAACGACTTTTGTGTTTTTTATGATGCCGTAGTTAGACCTGAAAATAAGTTTCCCGTACCCGTTGGTG ATTATTACTATGTTGTGGATAGTGGTTATCCTAATTTGAAGGGTTTTTTATCTCCCTACCGTTGTGAACGATATCATCGTAGAGATTTTCAAAGTGGGGGAGGAATAAGAGGGAAAGAGGAATTATGCAATTATATGCACTCATCAGTGCGAAATGTGATAGAACGGTCATTCGGTGTGCTAAAAGCAAGATTTCATATTTTAAAGGATATACCAAACTACCCATTAAGACGTCAAATGTTGATTCCACATGCATGTTGTGCTCTACATAATTTTTTTAGGATGGAAGATCGAGCAGATAACTTATTTTTTATATATGGTCAAGATTATTTGGAAGTTCCAGGTGAAAGTTCGAATGTTGTCCAAGAAGGTTACATATTAGATATGACAAATCATgataaaatggttcaagtaagGGAATCGATTGCTAATAATTTGTAA